In Papaver somniferum cultivar HN1 chromosome 1, ASM357369v1, whole genome shotgun sequence, a genomic segment contains:
- the LOC113310676 gene encoding uncharacterized protein LOC113310676, producing the protein MVSKAEFEALTKQLTSIIQSNENLAKEVLEIKAKQDSPKLLEEFKDQSTRSGGPILNNPLVHNTHERIVGQFLPGENSNFAHTHKLKVDVPRFDGVNSRSWVRKCTKYFQLHQMNEEQKVHVASMYLEGKTDVWLHDYQVGKEVVRWETFMKDICSHFQELGHDDIVGEFNKLSQVGTVSEYQEIFEEFKALMLAKNKHLTEDYFTSSFISGLKEELRIVVQMFSPATLEKAIYLARMHEMLLDSSNKKAKINRPPPLYIPQSHMNTVHSPKSTSPSPRGTIPTSPKFPPIRRLTYAEMKTRKDKGLCYNCDEEFKVGHKYKDVEISVHALAGNTSPSTIKVHGMTLNKHAITILVDSGRTHNFLDPEITRLSGRHVEPTANFQVALADGNKLVSSSKCPNFQWAMQNNNFQLDMRILPLGGCDMVLGVGWMKGISLVKFDFKKLTITFSSKGKDVMLQGITESSILSLMTGKEYAKYRRKHKHGLMGHLFSISGEEKQSLSPPSLQPLLDSFKSIFQEPTHLPPTRSHDHHIPLQPLSSPPNQRPYRIPFIQKYVVEKLVQEMLASGVIRPSHSPFSSPILLVKKKDGSWRFCVDYRRLNELTIKNKYPIHVIDEILDELKGAKVFYKIDLRDGYHHIRVSPADIQKTAFKTHQGHYEFLVIPYGLTNAPASFQTLMKYIFQPYLRKFILVFFDDILIYSPNVETHIKHLTITLELLKQHSLFGKIRKCSFGQSQIDYVGHIIFGDGVAADPEKIACMVKWPVPNTLRDLRGFLGITGYYRKFVKDYGLILATNACDVGVGGALMQEKRPIVFFSKGMGSGFLAMSTYEKEMMAIVLAVSKWRTYLLGNKFTIYTYHQSIKYFMDQRIHSVLQQKWLSKLLDYTYELKYRKGADNLVVDALSRVKFGGDSSCHALTQVQPSWLQGIQDSHIDDAIAGKWIPELTTKSQETRYFIYQQGILRYKKRIYIGQTGDLRKKVLEALHSSPVGGHSGGKTTYQKAKLYFYWAGMKQHILTYVMECDVSQQHKNFNTSPVGMLQPPPIPNQDWEHICMDFITGLPKSEGREVILVVFGILSSQAGIHAVVEDYLHQRQEMAQVLNEAL; encoded by the exons ATGGTGAGCAAAGCTGAGTTTGAAGCTCTTACTAAACAACTAACATCAATTATTCAGTCTAATGAGAATCTAGCAAAGGAGGTGTTAGAAATTAAAGCCAAGCAAGATTCGCC AAAGTTATTGGAAGAATTCAAGGACCAATCAACTAGATCTGGTGGACCAATACTCAACAATCCATTGGTTCATAATACACATGAGAGAATTGTTGGTCAGTTTCTACCTGGTGAGAATTCTAATTTTGCTCATACACACAAACTTAAGGTTGATGTTCCTAGATTTGATGGGGTTAATTCTAGGTCTTGGGTAAGGAAGTGTACCAAGTATTTTCAGTTGCATCAAATGAATGAGGAACAAAAGGTACATGTAGCTTCCATGTATTTAGAAGGTAAGACAGATGTATGGCTTCATGATTATCAAGTTGGGAAGGAGGTTGTTAGGTGGGAAACGtttatgaaggatatttgttctcATTTTCAAGAGTTGGGTCATGATGACATAGTAGGGGAGTTTAATAAATTGAGTCAAGTAGGTACTGTTTCAGAGTACCAAGAAATATTTGAGGAATTCAAGGCACTAATGTTAGCTAAGAATAAGCACCTCACCGAGGATTACTTCACATCAAGCTTTATCAGTGGGCTGAAGGAAGAATTAAGAATTGTGGTACAAATGTTTTCCCCAGCTACTTTGGAAAAGGCAATCTACTTGGCAAGAATGCATGAGATGCTTCTTGACAGTTCCAACAAGAAGGCTAAGATTAACAGACCACCACCATTGTACATTCCCCAGAGCCACATGAATACAGTGCATAGCCCAAAATCTACATCACCTTCACCTAGAGGCACAATTCCTACTAGTCCAAAGTTTCCTCCAATAAGAAGACTCACTTATGCTGAAATGAAGACCAGAAAGGATAAGGGATTATGCTATAattgtgatgaagaattcaaggtTGGTCACAAAT ATAAGGATGTGGAGATATCAGTTCATGCCCTGGCAGGTAATACATCACCAAGCACCATTAAGGTTCATGGCATGACTCTAAATAAACACGCTATTACTATTCTGGTAGACAGTGGACGCACACACAACTTCCTAGACCCTGAGATTACAAGATTAAGTGGCCGTCATGTTGAACCAACTGCTAATTTCCAAGTAGCTTTGGCAGATGGAAACAAGTTAGTAAGCTCTTCCAAATGCCCAAATTTTCAGTGGGCAATGCAAAACAATAATTTCCAGTTGGACATGAGAATACTACCTTTAGGAGGTTGTGACATGGTACTAGGTGTTGGTTGGATGAAAGGAATCAGTCTAGTGAAGTTTGACTTCAAGAAGTTAACCATCACCTTCAGCTCAAAGGGGAAGGATGTAATGCTGCAAGGAATTACTGAGTCATCCATCCTTTCACTCATGACAGGAAAGGAGTATGCAAAATACAGGAGGAAACACAAGCATGGATTAATGGGACATTTATTCTCTATCTCTGGTGAAGAAAAACAATCCTTATCCCCCCCTTCCCTCCAACCACTTTTAGATTCTTTTAAATCCATTTTCCAGGAGCCAACTCACCTACCACCCACCAGAAGTCATGACCACCATATACCATTACAACCACTTTCATCCCCACCAAACCAAAGGCCTTATAGAATTCCTTTCATTCAAAAATATGTAGTGGAAAAACTAGTTCAAGAAATGTTAGCTTCTGGTGTTATCAGGCCAAGTCATAGTCCCTTCTCATCTCCAATATTGTTGGTCAAGAAGAAGGATGGAAGTTGGAGGTTTTGTGTAGATTATAGGAGGCTTAATGAACTCACAATCAAGAACAAATATCCAATACATGTCATTGATGAGATTCTTGATGAATTGAAGGGTGCAAAGGTGTTTTATAAGATAGATTTAAGGGATGGGTATCATCATATAAGAGTTTCTCCAGCTGACATACAGAAAACAGCATTCAAGACACACCAGGGGcactatgaatttttggtaataCCATATGGGCTTACAAATGCTCCAGCAAGTTTTCAAACTTTAATGAAATATATATTCCAGCCTTATCTAAGGAaattcatcttagtgttctttGATGATATACTCATCTACAGTCCTAACGTGGAAACTCACATTAAACACTTAACCATCACCTTGGAGTTACTCAAGCAGCATTCCCTATTTGGCAAGATCAGAAAATGCTCTTTTGGACAATCACAGATTGATTATGTGGGGCATATCATATTTGGTGATGGAGTAGCAGCTGATCCTGAGAAGATTGCCTGCATGGTTAAATGGCCAGTTCCTAATACTCTTAGGGATCTCAGAGGGTTTTTAGGTATTACAGGGTACTACAGGAAGTTTGTTAAGGATTATGGCCTCATTT TGGCAACAAATGCTTGTGATGTTGGAGTTGGAGGTGCATTGATGCAGGAGAAGAGACCAATAGTCTTCTTTAGCAAAGGTATGGGAAGTGGATTCTTGGCTATGTCTACTTATGAAAAGGAAATGATGGCCATTGTACTAGCTGTCTCAAAATGGAGAACTTATTTACTTGGTAACAAGTTCACCATATACACATACCACCAAAGTATTAAGTACTTTATGGACCAGAGGATCCATTCAGTGTTACAACAGAAGTGGCTCTCTAAGCTTTTGGATTACACTTATGAACTTAAATACAGGAAGGGTGCTGATAACTTAGTGGTTGATGCATTATCTAGAGTTAAGTTTGGAGGGGACAGTTCTTGTCATGCATTGACTCAAGTACAGCCATCATGGTTACAAGGAATCCAAGACAGTCACATTGATGATGCCATAGCTGGAAAGTGGATACCTGAGCTAACCACCAAGAGCCAAGAAACAAGATATTTTATTTATCAGCAAGGAATTTTGAGGTACAAGAAGAGGATATATATTGGCCAAACTGGTGACTTGAGAAAGAAAGTACTAGAGGCCCTACACTCTTCTCCAGTTGGAGGACACTCAGGGGGGAAAACAACTTATCAGAAAGCTAAACTCTATTTTTATTGGGCAGGGATGAAACAACATATCCTTACATATGTCATGGAATGTGATGTCTCCCAACAACATAAAAATTTCAACACTTCACCAGTTGGTATGCTTCAACCCCCACCCATTCCAAATCAGGATTGGGAGCACATCTGTATGGATTTCATTACAGGACTTCCAAAATCAGAAGGAAGGGAAGTCATATTAGTAGTG TTTGGTATCCTATCTTCTCAAGCAGGTATTCATGCTGTAGTTGAGGATTATCTACATCAGAGACAAGAAATGGCTCAAGTTCTTAACGAGGCTTTGTAA
- the LOC113286876 gene encoding SKP1-interacting partner 15-like, whose amino-acid sequence METTCLIHHLPQDSLHQIFSSLSIREILICRSLSKFFNQILTSSSFINLLSLKPPLNLISLRPSHHHHHHHHRVTVSSPHSYLHVYDSDLNQWMKFAFDFIPFRSPNPVASSGGIVYLWVDSPDSGKSLVLCNPLTRRFQVLPALGSAWSRHGTVLVGPVDRVLVLTELACLYFNGVGDSWQKFSSNLVSKPRSPILVFDSLFALCDVGSPWRSQWKLFSCTLTELEKSQGWKRLEKHEWGDIFDILKRPRLIRGNGNRILMVGGLKSSFSLNASCSTILILRLDLETLEWDEVGRMPTDMFKSFQESSKFKVFGGGDRVCFSGKRIGRLAMWNYSIKAGKGEWRWVDGIPGNGDGLYRGFEYDARFTCAP is encoded by the coding sequence ATGGAAACCACCTGTTTGATTCATCACTTACCTCAAGATAGTCTTCATCAAATCTTCTCATCTCTATCAATCCGTGAGATCTTAATCTGTCGTTCTTTATCAAAATTCTTCAATCAAATCTTAACTTCATCATCATTTATAAATCTCCTCTCATTAAAGCCGCCTCTGAATCTCATATCACTTCGTCCatctcatcaccaccaccaccaccaccatcgagtTACTGTATCATCACCTCATTCGTATCTGCACGTATACGATTCTGATCTGAATCAATGGATGAAATTCGCTTTCGATTTCATTCCATTCAGATCTCCAAATCCAGTTGCTTCATCAGGAGGAATCGTTTATCTGTGGGTTGACTCTCCCGATTCGGGGAAATCACTGGTGCTATGTAACCCGTTGACGAGGAGATTTCAGGTTTTGCCGGCACTTGGATCGGCTTGGTCGAGGCACGGCACGGTTTTAGTTGGGCCTGTTGATAGAGTATTGGTGCTTACTGAACTTGCTTGTCTTTACTTTAATGGTGTTGGTGATTCTTGGCAGAAGTTTTCATCGAATTTAGTGTCGAAACCTAGGAGTccaattttagtttttgattctttGTTTGCTTTATGTGATGTTGGATCTCCATGGAGAAGTCAGTGGAAATTGTTTTCATGTACATTAACTGAGCTTGAGAAATCACAAGGTTGGAAAAGATTAGAAAAACATGAATGGGGTGATATTTTTGATATATTGAAAAGACCTAGGTTGATTCGTGGAAATGGTAATAGAATTTTGATGGTGGGTGGATTGAAATCATCTTTTTCATTGAATGCTTCTTGTTCGACTATATTAATATTGAGACTGGATTTGGAGACATTGGAATGGGATGAAGTTGGCAGAATGCCAACGGACATGTTTAAAAGTTTTCAGGAGTCGAGTAAGTTTAAGGTGTTTGGTGGAGGAGATAGGGTTTGTTTTTCGGGGAAACGGATTGGTAGATTAGCAATGTGGAATTACTCCATCAAGGCAGGCAAAGGTGAATGGCGGTGGGTTGATGGAATTCCTGGTAATGGTGATGGATTATACCGCGGGTTTGAATATGATGCTCGTTTTACTTGTGCACCATGA